Within Candidatus Palauibacter scopulicola, the genomic segment AGTGCGCGGCGGGGGTCGCGGCCGGGTTCGCGGCCCGGTTCGCCGGCGGGTGGATGGTGCTGCTCGGGACGGTGCTCTGGGCCGCGCTCGGAGCCGCCGGCCTGCACGCCCAGGAGATGGTCGACCTTCCCGGCGAGGACCGTTCCGTCTCGCCCGACCTCGAGTTGGTGTACACCATCGGATCTGCCGCGGCGGCTGCCGAATGGGAGGAGTTCACGTCCATCTCCGGCGTCGCCTTCGACGGCGCGAGCAACCTCTACCTCCTGGACGGGACCCGGATGGAGTCCAGCGCGCGCGTCGTCGTGGTGGATGCGACAGGACGTTTCGTGCGCGAGTTCGGCCGCGCCGGGGACGGCCCGGGCGAGTTCCGGGCCGCGACGCAACTCGTGGTGTGGGAGGACGGGCAGGTCCTGGTCGAGGACATGTTGCACGCGGGTTACCACGTCTTCAGCTCCACCGGCGAGTTCGAACGCATGGTGAGGGAGGGCGGCGGCATGGGGTTCGCCATGGCGCGCCGCCCGAACCTCCGTCCCGAGCGGACGGGCGCGCGCACGCTGATCGGCCGCAGCGGACGCACGATCCAGCGCGTCGACATGTCCTCGGAGGACGTCGAAGATCGCGTCATCGCGGAGGCCTGGGCGCCGGTCGAGGACGATGGCCCGCGGAGCGGCGACCTCGAAGACATGATCGACGAGGAATGGGGGTTCGAACCGGACCTGCTGTTCGACGCGCTGCCATCGGGCGGGGTCGCGTTCTCGGACTCGTCGGCCTGGGCCGTCAAGCTCACCGATCCGTCGGGCGCGATCTCGCGCACCCTGCGCCGGCCGATCCGGCCGCTGGCCGTGACGGAGGAGATGGAACGGGAGGAGCGCGAACGGCAACTTGAGGCCGAGAGCAACCGCACGATCACGCAGCGCGGGAGCGCACCGCCCGCCGCGGTCCGCGAGATGATCGACAACATGAGGTCGCTGCAGCGTGAGGCCCTCGAGAACATGCGGTTCTTCCCGGAAGTGCCGGTCATCGCGGCCCTGCGCGCGACGTGGGACGGCGCGCTGTGGGTCCAGCGGAGCACGGAGCCGGGTTCGGACGAACCGGGCCCCATCGACGTGATCGCCCCGGACGGGCGCTACCTCGGCACGCTCGAGACCGGAACCGCCGCGCTGCCCGACATGCCCGATGCCTTCGGTCCGGACGGCCTCGTCGCCTTCATCGACACGGACGAGTTCGACGTCCCCGTCATCACCGTGTGGCGGCTCCCACCCGCGATCCGCCTGGAGTCCGCGCGACCCCCCCCGGCCCGATGAAAGGGCACCACTTCGGGGCTATGGAAAGCTAGGTATCGGCCGCCGGCCCGCGGAATGTGTTCCGTACGCGGAGCGATCGCCGGAAGTAGGCCGTCCAGATCGTCGCCCACGCCAGAGACCCGACCACGATGGCCGCGAGGATCGCGATCGCGGCCACCCATTCCTCGGGGTTCCTCCTCTGCGCCGCCGCGTCGGTCTCGAGATTGAAGGGGACGGCGGCCGCGCGCAGCGTGATCACGAGGGCGACGACCCACAGCGCGACGACGTTCCACCTTGGGGCTCGTGGCGACTTCAGGAGGATGAGGGCGAGCGGGGACGCGAGGAGAAGGAAGATCGCGCCCAGCAGCCAGAGGGCATAGTCGAGAAACCATCCCGACAGGCCCGCAGAATGGACGAGCAGGTAGGGGATGGAACCAAAGAGATAAACCAGGAGCCAGCCTCCCACGCCGACCGGAGTGCTTTCCCGGTTCATGGTGCCAGCCATTCCGGAGCATGGAAGGTGCCCGCGACGCGGTGCGACATCCGCCGCCGCGAGATCGCCACGGTCGTGCGGGCGCGTTCCCCCGTCACGGTCGCATTGATCTCCGAAGCCGCTCGGAGGCCCGACTGGAGGGCTCCCTGCATCCACCCCCGCTCCCCCGAGGCGTGCTCGCCGGCGAAGTGAATGGAGCCCTCGGGCGATGCCAGTTCCGGGTGCTCGGCGAACGGGGGATCGTTCCGGGTGTACGCGGCCCCGATCCAGGGCTGATGCTCCCACGCGAAGTGGGTTCCGCGCTCCGCGACCTCGCGGGAGCCGGGGAACAGGTCGTCGAAGCGATCGATGAAATCGGGTACGATGGCGCCGGGCTCCATCGCCGCGACCGCGCGCGCCATGTCTCCGTACAGGTAGGACATCAGGATTCCCCGAGGTCCCGGCTGATCCCATGTCGGATGCCACATTTCCGAGAATCCCCCCACGAACGACAGCCCCCATCCGTTCAAGCCGTCCCCCTCCCAATTCCGTTCCGCGTACTGGACGTAGACCCGAGTGACGTCCTGGTAGGAAGTGGCTGCGAAGGCGGCTCGCTTCGCTGCCGAGAGGATGGGGTCGAACACGATCCTGTCGATGACGGGGAGGGGGACGGTACAGATGAGGTGGCCGCCCCTCAGTTCCCCCGCCGCGTCGCCGGTTCCGTGAGCGGCCACGACGCCGGCCTCGTCCCGGACCACCCTCGTCACCGGCGAGCCGTACCGCACCCGGTCTCCGAGCGCTTCGGCAAAGGCCAGCGGCAGGGCGTCGGTTCCCGCCGGAATCTTGAGCCACGTGTCCCGCCCCCCGTCGAGGAACACGCCCGGCGTCTCCCGGTAGCGGTCTCCCCGCTCGGGAACGATGAGGTACTCACCGTCGTGCGTATAGAAGGGAGAGGTCTCGATCCCGAAGTGATCGATGTAGCCGAGCGTTCGATCGTGGTCCGGCGGGATGCGGGCCGCGCCGGATTCGGCGATGAGGCCGTCGTCGAAGGGCTCGCGAAGTGTCTGTACCCGGCCCCCCGCCGCGTTTCCTGCCTCCAGGACCCGGACATCGTGCCCCGCCCGGACCAACTCGTATGCGGCGACCAGCCCGGAGAGACCGGCGCCCACCACGATCACGTCGACCCGATCTTCGGGTGAGGGCGATGGCGGCACACCGACGACCGGACCCATGCCGTCGCCCGAGCAGCCGGTGCCCAGGGCGAGGGAAACCAGGGCGCCACTGCCGCGGGCGAGAAAGTCCCGGCGGCTGAGTGTTGTATGGTTGTTCACGCTTGACAACGCTCCGGCCGGGGCGCATGATCCGCAATCCGAATAAAAACCGAACACCAAGCCCCACGGAGCATCCATGTCCTACGCAGAAGGTCTGGCCGCACAGCTTGCCATGTCCAGGAGCCTGTTCAAGAAGACGCTGGAGACGTTCACGGAGGAGGATTCGGGTTTCGGGCCCAACCCGGAGCTCTTCACCGTGGCCGGCCACGTGGCGCATGCCGCCGGTACGGTCGACTGGTTCGTCGACGGCGCCTTCGGCGACGGCTGGAACATGGACTTCCAGGGACACCTCGATGAGACGAAGGCCGTCACTTCGCTGGCCGAGGCGACCGCGTGGGTCGACCGGGCCTACGGCCGGGCGATCGAGGTCATCGGGTCCGCGTCGGACGAGGATCTCCGCGCGCCGATCGAGGATCCGCAGATCATGGAGGGGCAGCCGCGAGGGGCGATCGTGAACGGGATCGTGGATCACACGGCGCACCACCGGGGCGCGCTCACGGTCTACGCGCGTCTACTGGGCAAGGTGCCCGTGATGCCGTACGCCTAGAGCGTCGGGTGGCGGGCGCGGACGGGCGGGGGGCCTGTGAGGTCCTTCAGACCTCGCGCACGAAGAGCTGCGCGGCGGATTCGCGGCGCAGCGCGAGGAGGGTGCCCTCGACGGAGATGATCGGGTCTCCCGCGGGGGAATTGCGTACGCGGTGCAGCCTGCAGCCCGGCAGGATGCCGCGCTCCAAGAGCGGCTCGACCTCGTCGCTCGGCGCGTCGATGCGCTCGAGTTCGACTGCCGTACGCAGCGGCACGTCCATCAGCGACATCGGGGAACCGTTCGATCTTCCGTTCTTCACGCCGTTCTTCACGCCGGGATTGTCCCTCACGTTGGTTTGACCCTCGGAGCGCAACATACTAGCGTCTTCGTCAGTTGAGAACCAGTCTCAACTAACGATAATCGTTATCGGTAGTTTCCCGTCATGTCCCCAGTCGCGACCCCAGCGCGCGCCGATCGCGGAGCCGGTACGGACGCGCCCGCTTCCGGGCCGCCCGTCGTGGCTCTCATCGGTCCGCCCAACTCGGGCAAGACGACGCTCTTCAACCGTCTGACCGGCTTGCGGCAAAGGGTCGCGAACTATCCGGGCGTCACGGTCGAGAAGCACGTCGGCCGGGCGCGCTTCGCCTCGGGCCTCGACCTGGACATCGTCGACCTGCCGGGAGTCAGCGGCTTCTCGGCCCGCTCCCCGGATGAGCGCATCACGCGCGACGTGCTGGAAGGCCGGATCGAAGGGTTGCGGGAGCCCGAGGCCATCGTGCTCATCGTCGACGCGGTCCGGCTCGAGACGCAGCTCATGCTCGTCGGCCCCGTCCTCGAACGGGAACGTCCCACGCTCCTCGTCCTCAACATGGCGGACGAACTCGAGGCGGGAGACGGCACGCTGGACGACGAGGCGCTCGCCGCCGCGTTCGGCGTGGAAGTCGTCCGGACGGACGCGCGCACGGGGCGGGGCGTCGAAGCGGTCGCCGACTTCCTGGACCGGGTGGCCGTGCGCTCGGCGACACCGGCGACCGGTGCGACGTCGGGGTCGGGTTCCCGGACCGGACGCGCCGGGCTGCCGACCCTGGACGCGCTCTCCCGCCGCCGCGAAGTGGTCCAGAACGCGCTCGCCGCCGCGAAGTATCGCTCGGCCGGCCCGCCGAAGCTGACGCAGCGTCTCGACGCCCTCTTCCTGCACCGGATCGCGGGCCCGGCCGTGTTCCTCGTCCTCGCCGCGCTCGTGTTCCAGGCCATCTTCACATGGGCCACGCCGATCATGGACGGGGTCGAACTCGGCATCGCCTCCTCCGGCGAGTGGCTCGCGGCGCGGCTTCCGGCGAGCTGGTTCCGGGACCTCCTCATCGACGGCGTGTGGGCGGGGGTCGGCTCCGTCCTCGTGTTTCTCCCCCAGATCCTCATCCTCTTCCTCTTCCTAGGGATCCTCGAGGACTCCGGGTACATGGCGCGGGCCGCGGTGATCGCCGACCGCACGATGCTGAGGGTCGGGCTGCAGGGACGGGCGTTCCTGCCGCTCCTCTCGGCCTACGCGTGCGCGGTCCCGGCGATCCTCTCCGCGCGCACGGTGGAGGACGAACGCGACCGCATGGCGACGATGTTCATCGCCCCGTTCATGACCTGCTCGGCCCGGCTGCCGGTCTATGCCCTCCTGATCGCGGCGTTCATCCCGGAACAGCCGCTCCTGGGGCCGTTCTTCGGGACGCGGGCGGCAACGATGCTCGGCCTCTACGCGCTCGGCCTTGTCGCCGCCATCGGCACCGCTTTCCTGCTCCGGCGCACGTTCCTGCGGGGGAAGCCCGCCGGCTTCGTGATGGAACTGCCGCCGTACCGGATTCCGGCGCTGCGGACGGTGGCCCTTCGCCTCCTGGACCGGAGCAAGATCTTCATCCGCAGGGTGGGGAAGATCATCCTCGCCGTGACCGTCGTCCTCTGGGTCCTGGCACAGTTCCCCCGGGTCGACGGTGCCCCGCCACCGGTCGATGAGAGCGCGCTCGGACAGATGGGGCAGGTGATCGAACCGGCGATCGAACCGCTCGGGTTCGACTGGAGGATCGGGGTCGGCCTCGTCTCATCGCTCGCAGCGCGCGAGGTCATCGTCGGCACGCTCGGCACCATCTACGGAATCGAGGACAGCGACGAGACGTCGCTCGAATTGCGGGCCGCCCTGCAGCGCGACCTGGACTTCGGGGGGGCTATAGCCCTGCTCGTCTTCTTCGTGTTCGCGCTTCAATGCATGTCGACGGTCGCCATGATGCGGAGGGAGACGGCCGGCTGGAAATGGCCGCTGGCCCAGTTCAGCTACATGCTCGCCCTCGCCTACGCCGGAGCCCTGGCCGCCAACCAGTTACTTTAGCGGTCTGGCGTACGGTAACAGACAGAACTCGAGCGAGGATGGGGGATAACTGCGATGAGAACGCCTACTCCAGCGTCGAGCGTCGCGCGGTCGCTCACGGCGCTATCCGTCTTCGGGTGCGCGGCGGTCGTCTCATGCGGCGGGGAGTCCGCGGCGGAGGCAGTCGAAGCGGCGCAGACGGATGCTCCATACCACATCCTTGTGACCAACGACGATGGGATCGAGTCGCCCGGCATTCAGGCGCTCGCGGCGGCGCTGCGGGAGGTCGGCGAGGTGACGGTCCTGGCGCCCTGCAGCCAGCAGAGCGGGACGAGCATGAGCATCAGCCTGGACGAGGAGTTCCGGGTCCGGGCCACGCCGGCGGGGAACTGCGCCGACGTCACGCCGGCCAGCGCCGTCCGCCTCGCGGTGCGCGTGCTCGCTCCGGAATCCGGCTTCGATCTCGTGGTGAGCGGGATCAACATCGGCGCGAACGTCGGTGAGATCTCGCACATGTCGGGGACGGTTGGGGCCGCGATGATGGGGGCCTACCTGGGGATACCGGCGGTGGCGGCCTCGCGGGACTCTGGTCCGGGCGACTTCGAGCACGCCGCCGGCATCGTTGCCCGCTTCGTCTCGGAGCTGCGGCGCCGGGGGCCCGAGACCGGCATCGTCTATTCGCTCAACTTCCCGGCCGCGACGGCGGCCGAGACGCGCGGCATCGCGGCCCGTCCCATGGGCGGCAGCTACTTCGTCATCGACCACGAGGAGGTGACAGGGGATCCGGGCGAAGAGACCGCTGACGCCGAGGGAGAGCGGCGGTTCAGCGTGGTGTTCGTGCCTCCGGAGACCATCCCGGCCGGGAGCGACACCGAGGCGTACAACGAGGGCCTCGTCACGATCACCCCGCTTCGCTTCGACTGGACGGACCGCCCGACCGTTGAGGCTCTGGAAGGGTGGGACCTGGAGGCGCTCCTCGGGGAGAGCGGGAGCGGAGGTTAGGAGACCGGCGACTCGGGTCCGGCCCGTGGCCTGCCCGTCGGGAAAGGCCTGTCTCCCGACTACCAGCCGAGGACGTAGCCGAACACGAGGGGGGCGACGATGGTCGCGTCGGATTCGATGACGAACTTCGGCGTGTCCACGTCCAGCTTGCCCCAGGTGATCTTCTCGTTGGGGACGGCGCCGGAGTACGAGCCGTAGCTCGTGGTGGAGTCGCTGATCTGGCAGAAGTACGCCCAGTAGGGGCACCAGCGGCGCAGGTCCTGGCGGATCATGGGGACGACGCAGATGGGGAAGTCGCCCGCGATCCCGCCGCCGACCTGGAACAGGCCGACGGGCTGTGCGCCGGAGTCGCCACTCGCGTCCACCCCCGCCCCCGCCGCATCCGCGTCGTCGTCGATTTCGGGCGCCTCGGCCAGCGTTTGGCCGGTGCTCGTGCGCGTGTACCACTCCGCGAGCACCACCATGTACTCAGTGCCGCCGAGGACCGGCCCGGGGCGGCTGAGTCCGCCGGCGAGTTGTTCCGCGACGAGGACGTTGCCCAGCGTGGAGTCCTCCCAGCCGGGCACGAACAGGGGGAGGTCGGCTTCCGCCGCCGCCACGAGCCAGGAATCGGCCGGGTCGATCCGGTAGCTGTCGGCGA encodes:
- a CDS encoding FeoA family protein, translated to MKNGRSNGSPMSLMDVPLRTAVELERIDAPSDEVEPLLERGILPGCRLHRVRNSPAGDPIISVEGTLLALRRESAAQLFVREV
- a CDS encoding DinB family protein; the protein is MSYAEGLAAQLAMSRSLFKKTLETFTEEDSGFGPNPELFTVAGHVAHAAGTVDWFVDGAFGDGWNMDFQGHLDETKAVTSLAEATAWVDRAYGRAIEVIGSASDEDLRAPIEDPQIMEGQPRGAIVNGIVDHTAHHRGALTVYARLLGKVPVMPYA
- a CDS encoding ferrous iron transporter B, which encodes MALIGPPNSGKTTLFNRLTGLRQRVANYPGVTVEKHVGRARFASGLDLDIVDLPGVSGFSARSPDERITRDVLEGRIEGLREPEAIVLIVDAVRLETQLMLVGPVLERERPTLLVLNMADELEAGDGTLDDEALAAAFGVEVVRTDARTGRGVEAVADFLDRVAVRSATPATGATSGSGSRTGRAGLPTLDALSRRREVVQNALAAAKYRSAGPPKLTQRLDALFLHRIAGPAVFLVLAALVFQAIFTWATPIMDGVELGIASSGEWLAARLPASWFRDLLIDGVWAGVGSVLVFLPQILILFLFLGILEDSGYMARAAVIADRTMLRVGLQGRAFLPLLSAYACAVPAILSARTVEDERDRMATMFIAPFMTCSARLPVYALLIAAFIPEQPLLGPFFGTRAATMLGLYALGLVAAIGTAFLLRRTFLRGKPAGFVMELPPYRIPALRTVALRLLDRSKIFIRRVGKIILAVTVVLWVLAQFPRVDGAPPPVDESALGQMGQVIEPAIEPLGFDWRIGVGLVSSLAAREVIVGTLGTIYGIEDSDETSLELRAALQRDLDFGGAIALLVFFVFALQCMSTVAMMRRETAGWKWPLAQFSYMLALAYAGALAANQLL
- the surE gene encoding 5'/3'-nucleotidase SurE — its product is MRTPTPASSVARSLTALSVFGCAAVVSCGGESAAEAVEAAQTDAPYHILVTNDDGIESPGIQALAAALREVGEVTVLAPCSQQSGTSMSISLDEEFRVRATPAGNCADVTPASAVRLAVRVLAPESGFDLVVSGINIGANVGEISHMSGTVGAAMMGAYLGIPAVAASRDSGPGDFEHAAGIVARFVSELRRRGPETGIVYSLNFPAATAAETRGIAARPMGGSYFVIDHEEVTGDPGEETADAEGERRFSVVFVPPETIPAGSDTEAYNEGLVTITPLRFDWTDRPTVEALEGWDLEALLGESGSGG
- a CDS encoding FAD-dependent oxidoreductase → MNNHTTLSRRDFLARGSGALVSLALGTGCSGDGMGPVVGVPPSPSPEDRVDVIVVGAGLSGLVAAYELVRAGHDVRVLEAGNAAGGRVQTLREPFDDGLIAESGAARIPPDHDRTLGYIDHFGIETSPFYTHDGEYLIVPERGDRYRETPGVFLDGGRDTWLKIPAGTDALPLAFAEALGDRVRYGSPVTRVVRDEAGVVAAHGTGDAAGELRGGHLICTVPLPVIDRIVFDPILSAAKRAAFAATSYQDVTRVYVQYAERNWEGDGLNGWGLSFVGGFSEMWHPTWDQPGPRGILMSYLYGDMARAVAAMEPGAIVPDFIDRFDDLFPGSREVAERGTHFAWEHQPWIGAAYTRNDPPFAEHPELASPEGSIHFAGEHASGERGWMQGALQSGLRAASEINATVTGERARTTVAISRRRMSHRVAGTFHAPEWLAP
- a CDS encoding deoxyhypusine synthase family protein, which translates into the protein MTLTDFIDRHYRHFNAAALRSAAGAWRDLIDGGGQMLVTLAGAMSTAELGLSLAEMIRAGKVHAICATGANLEEDLFNLVAHDRYVRVPDWRALTAEQEKDLERRGLNRVTDTCIPEAEAFRAVEAPLRELWRAADTAGEPRLPHEYLYRLIRDRTLADSYRIDPADSWLVAAAEADLPLFVPGWEDSTLGNVLVAEQLAGGLSRPGPVLGGTEYMVVLAEWYTRTSTGQTLAEAPEIDDDADAAGAGVDASGDSGAQPVGLFQVGGGIAGDFPICVVPMIRQDLRRWCPYWAYFCQISDSTTSYGSYSGAVPNEKITWGKLDVDTPKFVIESDATIVAPLVFGYVLGW